The Cellulomonas shaoxiangyii sequence CCGCGCGTACGGCACGACGTGGCGAAAGGGCGCCCCGGCGCTGGCGCTGTGGGCACCCACCGCCCAGGACGTCGACCTGCTCGTGTGGCCGGCGGACCGCCGGGGCGCGATCGACACGAGCGCCGAGCCGACGCGCGTCGCGGCCGAGCGGCAGGGCGACGGCGCCTGGACGGCGTCCGGCCCGAAGGCGTGGGCCGGTGCGGCCTACCTGTGGGAGGTCACGGTGTACGCGCCCACCACGGGCGCCGTCGAGGTCAACCGGGTCACCGACCCGTACGCGGTCGCGCTCACGCTCAACAGCACGCACGGCGTCCTCGTCGACCTCGACGACCCGCGCTACCGGCCGAAGGAGTGGGAGAAGGCGGAGCAACCCGTCGTCCGGCCGGTCGACCAGACCATCTACGAGCTGCACGTGCGCGACTTCTCGATCTCCGACGCCACCGTGCCCGAGCGGCTGCGCGGCACGTACGGCGCGTTCGCGGTGCGCAGCAGCGACGGGCGCGACCACCTGCGCCGGCTCGCCGACGCGGGGCTGACGACCGTGCACCTGCTGCCGACGTTCGACATCGCGTCGATCGAGGAGGACCGGTCCGCGCAGGCCACCCCGCAGTGCGACCTGGCGGCGCTGCCGCCGGACTCGCCCGAGCAGCAGGCGTGCGTCACCGCGGTCGCGGGGCAGGACGCGTTCAACTGGGGCTACGACCCGTGGCACTGGACCGTGCCGGAGGGCTCGTACGCGGTCGACGCCACGGGCGGGGCGCGCGTCGCGGAGTTCCGCTCCATGGTCGGGGCGCTGCACGCCGACGGCCTGCAGGTCGTGCTCGACCAGGTGTTCAACCACACGGCGGCGAGCGGGCAGGACGCGAAGAGCGTCCTCGACCGCGTCGTCCCGGGGTACTACCACCGGCTGAACGCGACCGGCCAGGTCGAGACGTCCACGTGCTGCCAGAACGTCGCCACCGAGCACGCGATGGCGGAGAAGATGATGGTCGACTCGGTCGTCACGTGGGCCCGGGACCACAAGGTCGACGGCTTCCGGTTCGACCTCATGGGCCACCACTCGCGCCAGACCATGGAGCGGGTCCGGGCGGCGCTCGACGAGCTGACCCCGCGCCGCGACGGCGTCGACGGCCGGGACGTCTACCTGTACGGCGAGGGCTGGAACTTCGGGGAGGTCGCCGACAACCGGCTGTTCGAGCAGGCCACGCAGGGTCAGCTGGGCGGCACGGGGATCGGCACGTTCTCCGACCGGCTGCGCGACGCCGTGCGCGGCGGGGGCCCGTTCGACGAGGACCCCCGCCTGCAGGGCTTCGGCTCGGGCGCGTACACCGACCCGAACGGCGCCCCGGTCAACGGCACGCAGGACGAGGAGCTGGCCCGCGTGCGCCACCAGGCCGACCTGGTCCGGCTCGGCATGGCGGGCAACCTGCGCGACTACGAGCTGCTCGCGAGCGACGGCACGGTGCGGCGCGGCGACCAGCTCGACTACAACGGCCAGCCGGCCGGCTACGCCGACTCCCCGGAGGAGGTCGTCACCTACGTCGACGCGCACGACAACGAGACGCTGTTCGACAACCTGTACCTGAAGCTGCCGCGGGACACCCCGATGGCGGACCGGGTGCGGATGAACACGGTGTCGCTCGCGACGACCGCGCTCGCGCAGACGCCGTCGTTCTGGCACGCGGGGGCGGACCTGCTGCGGAGCAAGTCGCTGGACCGCAACAGCTACGACTCGGGCGACTGGTTCAACGTCCTCGACTGGTCCGGGCAGACCAACGGCTTCGCCCGCGGCCTGCCGCCGGCCGCGGACAACGAGGCGAAGTGGCCGTACCAGCAGCCGCTGCTGGCCGACCCGGCGCTCGTGCCGACCCCGCAGGACATCGCGACGGCGAGCGACGCGGCCGCGGACCTGCTGGAGCTGCGCTCCTCGACCCGCTTGTTCCGCCTGGGCTCGGCGGACCTGATCGAGCAGAAGGTCACGTTCCCGGGCTCGGGGCCGGACGCCGACCCGGGCGTGGTCGTCATGCACGTCGACGACCGCACGGGCTACGACCGCGACGCCCGCCGCTGGCGCACGGACGTGGACCGCCGGCTGGACGGGGTGCTCGTGGTCGTGAACGCCTCCGACGAGCCGACGACGCAGACGTTCGGCGCGCTCGCGGGCCGGCGGTACGCGCTGTCGCCCGTGCAGCAGCACGGGTCCGACGCGGTGGTCCGGACGACCACCTGGCAGCGGGGGAGCGGGACGGTGACGGTGCCGCCGCGCACGGTCGCGGTGCTCGTCGAGGCGGCGCCGCAGCTGCCGCCGGGTCTCGGCGGGTCGTTCCCGGGCAGCCTGGTCGACCATGTCCTGGACTGGTGGCGCGGCCTGTTCGGCTGACCTCTCCCGACGGTGCGCCGGGTTCATGCCTTCGCGGCGTGAACCCGGCGCACCTGTCTGTCCCGGTGTGTGCGTGCTCGCAGGACCCGGTGCGCGCCGCGGCGGGGAGGACACGATGTGGTAACGGGTGTTGCACCGACATAGGCTTCAGGTCTTGAATCCAACCGACGCCGCGTCGCGTCGGCGGCACCGCAGCCGCCACGACGACCGGACCGGGCAACGGGTGCCCGGGCCGACTGCGGCACGAGAAGGAGCGGACAACGATGTCACTGGGTTGGAAGAAGACTGCGACCGGTCTGGTCACCGCGGGTCTGCTCGTCGGGTCGCTCGCCGCGTGCAGCCAGGAGCGGGACTCCGGCGGCGGCGACGCGGGCGGCGGCGAGACGGCGGCCGCCGAGGACACGCTGGTCGGGATCGCCATGCCCACCAAGAGCCTCGAGCGGTGGAACCGCGACGGCACGCACCTGGAGGAGCTCCTCCAGGGCGCCGAGTACGAGACGACGCTGCAGTACGCCGACAACAAGGTCGACCAGCAGCTCACGCAGATCGAGAACATGATCAACCAGGGCGCCGACGTCCTCGTCATCGCCCCGATCGACGGCACCACCCTCGGCCCGGTCCTCGACCAGGCCGCGGAGCAGGACATCACCGTCATCGCGTACGACCGCCTCATCAACGACAGCGAGCACGTCGACTACTACGCGACGTTCGACAACTACGAGGTCGGCAAGATGCAGGGCGAGTTCATCGCCGAGCAGCTCGACCTCGAGGGCGGCGCCGGCCCGTTCAACCTCGAGCCGTTCGCCGGGTCCCCGGACGACAACAACGCCAAGTTCTTCTTCTCCGGCGCGTGGGACGTCCTCAAGCCCTACGTCGACGGCGGCCAGCTCGTCGTGCCCTCGAACAAGGCGCCGGCGTCCAACGACGACTGGCAGAGCATCGGCATCCAGGGCTGGGGCTCCGACGCCGCGCAGTCCGAGATGGAGAACCGCCTCAACTCGTTCTACGGCGGGGGCCAGCAGGTCGACGTCATCCTGTCGCCGAACGACTCGCTCGCGCTCGGCATCGCGCAGGCGCTCGCGGGCAACGGCTACGCGCCCGGCGACGAGTACCCGGTCCTGACCGGGCAGGACGCGGACCTCGCGAACGTGCAGAACATGATGGCCGGCAAGCAGTCCATGACGGTCTGGAAGGACACCCGCACGCTGGGCGACCAGGTCGCGACGATGGTGCAGCAGATCGTCGCGGGCGAGGAGGTCGAGGTCAACGACGAGGAGACCTACGACAACGGCGTGAAGGTCGTCCCGACGTACCTCCTGCCGCCGGAGGTCGTCACGCCCGACACGGTGGAGTCCGCGCTCGTGGAGTCGGAGTTCTACACCGCGGACGACCTCGGCCTCTGACGGGTCCGCACCACCCGCACCCATCGGAACCGGCACGGCCGGCCGGTCCCGGCCCCGCCCTCGGGCGAGGGCCGGGACCCGCCGGCCCGCCCGGACCCCAGCGAGGACACATGGACACCGAGCACATCCTCGAGATGCGCGGCATCACCAAGAAGTTCCCGGGCGTCGTGGCGCTCGCCGACGTCACCCTGGCCGTGCGCCGCGGCGAGATCCACGCGATCTGCGGCGAGAACGGCGCCGGCAAGTCGACGCTCATGAAGGTGCTCTCGGGCATCTACCCGCACGGCAGCTACGAGGGCGACATCGTCCTCGACGGCGACGTGCAGGAGTTCCGCGGCGTGCGCGACTCGGAGCGGCGCGGCGTCGTGATCATCCACCAGGAGCTGGCGCTCTCGCCGTTCCTGTCGATCGCCGAGAACATCTTCCTCGGCAACGAGCGCACCCACCGCGGCGTGATCGACTGGAACCGCACCAACGCCGAGGCGGCCCGGCTGCTCGCACGCGTCGGCCTCGACGAGCGCCCCGACACCAAGGTCATCGACATCGGCGTCGGCAAGCAGCAGCTCGTCGAGATCGCCAAGGCCCTGTCGAAGGACGTGAGCCTGCTGATCCTCGACGAGCCGACGGCCGCGCTGAACGACGAGGACAGCGCGCACCTGCTGACCCTCATCCGCGACCTCAAGGCCGAGGGCATCACCTCGATCATCATCAGCCACAAGCTGAACGAGATCGAGGCGATCGCCGACACCACGACGATCATCCGCGACGGCCGCACGATCGAGTCCATGGCGATGAACGGGGACGAGCCGGTCACCGAGGAGCGGATCATCCGCGGCATGGTCGGGCGCCCGCTCGACAACCGGTTCCCCGACCACGTGGGGACCATCGGCGACGAGGTCCTGCGCATCGAGGACTGGACCGTGCACCACCCCGTCGACCACGCGCGCAAGGTCGTCGACGGCGCGAGCCTCACGGTCCACCGCGGCGAGATCGTCGGCCTCGCGGGCCTCATGGGCGCCGGCCGCACGGAGCTCGCGATGAGCGTGTTCGGCCGCTCGTACGGCGCGAACATCTCCGGCCGCCTGTACAAGGACGGCAAGGAGATCCACGCCTCGAACGTGCAGCAGGCGATCGCCCACGGCATCGCCTACGCCACCGAGGACCGCAAGCGCTACGGCCTCAACCTCATCGACACCATCGAGCGGAACGTCTCCGCCTCCGCGCTCGGCAAGCTCTCCCGGCTCGGCGTCGTCGACCGCCGCGGCGAGGGCCGGGTGGCCGAGCAGTACCGGCGCGAGATGAACATCAAGGCGCCCAGCGTGGCGTCGCTGGTCGGCAAGCTGTCGGGCGGCAACCAGCAGAAGGTCGTGCTGAGCAAGTGGATCTACGCGGATCCCGACGTGCTCATCCTCGACGAGCCGACGCGCGGCATCGACGTCGGCGCGAAGTACGAGATCTACACGATCATCAACCGGCTGGCGGACGCCGGGAAGGGCGTGCTCGTCATCTCCTCGGAGCTGCCCGAGCTGCTCGGCATCTGCGACCGCATCTACGCGCTCAGCCAGGGCCGCGTGACCGGCGAGGTCCCGCGCGCCGAGGCCACCCAGGAGCGACTCATGCAGTACATGACGATGGACAAGGACGGGATCGCCCGATGAGCACCAGGACCGAGGTCAACATCTCCTCTCCGACGCCGCCGGACCTGCCGCGGCTGTCGATCGGGCAGCGCCTGCAGGGACTGGGCGGGAACGCGCGCCAGTACGGGATCTTCGGCGCGCTCATCGTCATCGTCCTGCTGTTCCAGGTGCTGACCGACGGCAAGCTCCTGCTCGCCAACAACGTCGCGGCGCTGTTCCAGCAGAACGCGTACGTCATGATCCTCGCGATCGGCATGGTCATGGTCATCGTGGCCGGCCACATCGACCTGTCGGTCGGGTCGGTCGTCGCGTTCGTCGGCGGCGTCGTCGCGGTGAGCATGCGCGACCACGACGTGCCGTGGGGCCTCGCGGTGCTGCTCGGCCTCGCCATCGGCTGCGTCGTCGGCGCGTGGCAGGGCTTCTGGGTCGCCTACGTCGGCATCCCGGCGTTCATCGTGACGCTGGCCGGCATGCTGGTCTTCCGCGGCCTCGCGCTCGCGGTCGTCGGCGAGACGGTCGCCGGCCTGCCGTCGTCCTTCATCAGCATCTCGAAGGGCTCGCTGCCCAACGTGCTCGGGTTCGCCGGCAACATGGACGTCGTCACCCTCGTCATCGGCGCGCTCGCGGTCGCGGCGATCGTCGTGTCGCAGCTGCGTGCCCGCCAGTCCCTGCGCAAGCACGACCTGCACGTCGAGGCCACGGGCCTGTTCGTGGCGAAGGTCGTGGCGATCGCGGCCGGCATCGGCGTCCTCACCGTCATCCTGTCGTTCTCGGCGGGCGGCACGCCCGTCGTCCTCGTGCTGGTCGGCGTCCTGGTCGTCGCGTACTCGTTCCTCATGGGGCGCACGGTCTTCGGGCGGCACATCTACGCGATCGGCGGCAACCGGCTCGCGGCGGGCCTGTCGGGCGTGAACACGCGGCGGGTCGACTTCTGGATCTTCGTCAACATGGGCCTGCTCGCCGGTGCGGCCGCGATCGTGACGACGGCCCGCTCGGGGGCGGCCACCGCGCAGGCGGGCGCGAACTTCGAGCTCGACGCCATCGCCGCCTGCTTCATCGGCGGGGCCGCCGTCACCGGCGGCATCGGCCGCATCTCCGGTGCCATCGTGGGTGCGCTCATCATGGGCGTGCTCAACATGGGCCTGTCGATCATGGCGGTCGACCCGTCGTGGCAGATGGTCATCAAGGGCCTCGTGCTCCTGCTCGCGGTGGCGTTCGACCTGCTCAACAAGCGGCGCGCGGGCACGCAGTAGCGCGTCGGCCGAGCGGGGGGACGGGTAGGTTGCCCGCGTGAGCAGGCGAGCGGCGGCAGCGGGCTCGCAGTCGTCCCTGCGGGAGGCCAACAAGGCGCTCGTGGTCTCGACGGTCCAGCGTTACGGCGGCCTCACCCAGGTCGAGCTCGCCGCCGCGACCGGCCTG is a genomic window containing:
- the chvE gene encoding multiple monosaccharide ABC transporter substrate-binding protein, which translates into the protein MSLGWKKTATGLVTAGLLVGSLAACSQERDSGGGDAGGGETAAAEDTLVGIAMPTKSLERWNRDGTHLEELLQGAEYETTLQYADNKVDQQLTQIENMINQGADVLVIAPIDGTTLGPVLDQAAEQDITVIAYDRLINDSEHVDYYATFDNYEVGKMQGEFIAEQLDLEGGAGPFNLEPFAGSPDDNNAKFFFSGAWDVLKPYVDGGQLVVPSNKAPASNDDWQSIGIQGWGSDAAQSEMENRLNSFYGGGQQVDVILSPNDSLALGIAQALAGNGYAPGDEYPVLTGQDADLANVQNMMAGKQSMTVWKDTRTLGDQVATMVQQIVAGEEVEVNDEETYDNGVKVVPTYLLPPEVVTPDTVESALVESEFYTADDLGL
- the mmsA gene encoding multiple monosaccharide ABC transporter ATP-binding protein, whose amino-acid sequence is MDTEHILEMRGITKKFPGVVALADVTLAVRRGEIHAICGENGAGKSTLMKVLSGIYPHGSYEGDIVLDGDVQEFRGVRDSERRGVVIIHQELALSPFLSIAENIFLGNERTHRGVIDWNRTNAEAARLLARVGLDERPDTKVIDIGVGKQQLVEIAKALSKDVSLLILDEPTAALNDEDSAHLLTLIRDLKAEGITSIIISHKLNEIEAIADTTTIIRDGRTIESMAMNGDEPVTEERIIRGMVGRPLDNRFPDHVGTIGDEVLRIEDWTVHHPVDHARKVVDGASLTVHRGEIVGLAGLMGAGRTELAMSVFGRSYGANISGRLYKDGKEIHASNVQQAIAHGIAYATEDRKRYGLNLIDTIERNVSASALGKLSRLGVVDRRGEGRVAEQYRREMNIKAPSVASLVGKLSGGNQQKVVLSKWIYADPDVLILDEPTRGIDVGAKYEIYTIINRLADAGKGVLVISSELPELLGICDRIYALSQGRVTGEVPRAEATQERLMQYMTMDKDGIAR
- the mmsB gene encoding multiple monosaccharide ABC transporter permease: MSTRTEVNISSPTPPDLPRLSIGQRLQGLGGNARQYGIFGALIVIVLLFQVLTDGKLLLANNVAALFQQNAYVMILAIGMVMVIVAGHIDLSVGSVVAFVGGVVAVSMRDHDVPWGLAVLLGLAIGCVVGAWQGFWVAYVGIPAFIVTLAGMLVFRGLALAVVGETVAGLPSSFISISKGSLPNVLGFAGNMDVVTLVIGALAVAAIVVSQLRARQSLRKHDLHVEATGLFVAKVVAIAAGIGVLTVILSFSAGGTPVVLVLVGVLVVAYSFLMGRTVFGRHIYAIGGNRLAAGLSGVNTRRVDFWIFVNMGLLAGAAAIVTTARSGAATAQAGANFELDAIAACFIGGAAVTGGIGRISGAIVGALIMGVLNMGLSIMAVDPSWQMVIKGLVLLLAVAFDLLNKRRAGTQ